From the genome of Impatiens glandulifera chromosome 9, dImpGla2.1, whole genome shotgun sequence, one region includes:
- the LOC124916065 gene encoding cytochrome P450 81Q32-like, with protein MDPFTTLLYASLISILVAFIFNFLSTQKRSKRNLPPSPSPTFPIIGHLHLLSDLPHRTFQELSQKLGPVFSLQLGNRLAVIVSSPSAVEECFTKNDIILANRPSFISGEYLSYNHTTMGDAPYGDHWRNLRRLMTVEVMSTTRLNSFLPIRQDEVKHLLQGLYQVSSSSTFTVVDMRSRLSELSFNVIMRMIAGKRYFGQEEISDYEEAKEFTNLIREILEQIGVSNPGDFLPVLRLFDYGNYEKSLSTLQKKMDGFLQRLIDQRRLSKGGNSMIDHLLALQENQQDYYTDDIIKGLILVMILAGTDTSSVTLEWALSLLVNNPEVLKKATAEIDAQVGQDRLVNEPDLAKLPYLHGVISETLRMFPPAPLLVPHMPSEDCKIAGFDVPRGTMLLVNAWAMHRDPDIWEEPEKFDPKRFEGEEAERGHKLLPFGMGRRVCPGVGLAQRVIGLTLASMIQCFEWERLSENDLVDLSEGKGLTMPKAQPLEVMCKNRDLLHKLIL; from the exons ATGGATCCATTTACTACATTGTTGTACGCCTCTCTCATCTCCATCCTCGTAGCCTTCATTTTCAACTTTCTCTCAACTCAGAAACGCTCAAAGAGAAACCTTCCTCCTAGTCCATCACCCACTTTTCCGATTATCGGACATCTTCATCTCCTAAGCGACCTTCCTCATCGGACCTTTCAAGAGCTCTCACAAAAACTAGGCCCTGTCTTCTCCCTTCAACTGGGAAACCGGCTTGCTGTGATTGTATCTTCCCCGTCTGCTGTTGAAGAATGCTTCACCAAGAACGACATTATTCTAGCAAACCGGCCATCTTTTATTTCTGGAGAGTACTTAAGCTACAATCACACCACCATGGGTGATGCACCTTACGGGGACCATTGGAGAAACCTGCGTCGTCTCATGACGGTCGAGGTTATGTCTACCACCCGCCTCAACAGTTTCTTACCCATCCGACAAGACGAAGTCAAACATCTCCTTCAAGGCCTTTATCAAGTGTCTTCTTCCTCCACCTTTACCGTTGTGGATATGAG ATCACGATTATCGGAGCTATCGTTTAACGTTATAATGAGAATGATTGCTGGTAAAAGATACTTCGGACAAGAAGAAATTTCGGATTATGAGGAGGCTAAGGAATTCACGAATCTCATACGAGAGATTCTCGAACAAATTGGTGTATCAAATCCTGGAGACTTTTTACCCGTTCTAAGATTATTTGACTATGGAAATTACGAAAAAAGCTTGTCCACCCTTCAAAAGAAGATGGATGGCTTCCTCCAACGCCTCATAGATCAACGTCGACTTTCAAAAGGTGGTAACTCTATGATTGACCATTTGCTTGCTTTACAAGAAAACCAACAAGATTACTATACCGATGATATAATCAAAGGGCTTATTCTA GTTATGATACTTGCTGGAACGGATACATCATCGGTGACGTTAGAATGGGCATTGTCATTATTAGTAAATAACCCCGAGGTATTAAAGAAGGCGACAGCTGAGATAGATGCTCAAGTCGGCCAAGACCGTCTTGTGAACGAACCCGATCTTGCTAAATTACCTTATCTCCATGGGGTGATCTCCGAGACCCTTCGGATGTTCCCACCGGCACCACTCCTTGTCCCCCACATGCCGTCGGAGGATTGCAAGATTGCTGGATTCGATGTGCCTCGTGGAACGATGTTACTAGTAAATGCATGGGCCATGCATAGGGATCCTGATATTTGGGAAGAACCAGAAAAGTTTGATCCAAAGAGATTTGAAGGTGAAGAAGCTGAAAGAGGACATAAGCTACTACCATTCGGGATGGGACGAAGAGTCTGTCCTGGAGTAGGGCTAGCCCAACGTGTTATAGGGCTTACATTGGCCTCAATGATTCAATGCTTTGAGTGGGAGAGGCTAAGTGAAAATGATTTAGTTGATTTAAGTGAAGGGAAGGGTCTCACTATGCCCAAAGCTCAGCCACTCGAGGTTATGTGCAAAAATCGTGATTTGTTGCACAAGCTTATTTTATGA